The genomic region GCTCACCACATATAAATCTTTATAGCCATCAGAGTTTACATCAAAAAAAACTGCATCAACATCTTCAAAAGGAGCTTCTTTCTTCCAAAATTCGTTTAGAACAATAGTAAAAGATCCGTCTTTGTTCTGTTTATATAATTTTGGGGCATGCCCGGTAGCTCCACCCAAAAAAACATCGTCCAACCCATCGTTATCAATATCGGCAACGGCCATGGCCGGACCAAATTGAGATAACTTATGGGGAAGAAGCACCTGCTTTTTAAAGTCGTCAAAATTATTTTCCACATGGTTGAACTCAATAGGGAGTTCATTTGTTGTTTCAACAAAAAGTGCATCATTAGACCTAGACAATTTCGATTTTACAGAAGCTTTGTCTTTTGTAAACTTTACCGTTTGGTTTGCATTGATATTTTTTTCAAAAGTTTCAAGGCCATTGGGCCAAGTAATGAGCAAACTATCTACTTTTTTAGAAGAACCTAGACCAAAATGAACCGTAGATTCACTTGTGGAATATATGCCCCTTACATTGGTTATATGTTGTGTTTGCATATTTCCGTTTGTATAAATATCAACTCTTGAACCGAGCGTGGGCGCATTTGAGTTATCCGACAGCTCTAACCTTAAGAAATTACCATTGGTATTGGCTTCAGTGTTATTTCTGTATACAAAGGCCGTTTCATTGATATTGTTCACGACCAAATCCAAATCCCCGTCATTATCAAAGTCAGCATATGCCGACCCGTTGGAAAACGACTCGACATCCAAACCCCAATCTTTGGCCACTTTTTCAAATTTTAAATTCCCCTTATTTTTAAAAGCATAATTTTTTAAAGGTTGAGAAGGTATTAATCCAATAGCTTTTTCGAGATTTACAACATCCCAGATACTTTTTATGGTACCACCGTCAGGATTTTTTTGAAGCCATTCAAGTCTGGTCTTGTTCACATATTCGGCTACATTGTTATCTGCATCGGTATTTCTGATATCCCTTAATAATCCGTTAGTGACGTAGGCATCCTTAAACCCATCATTATCAAAATCAGCTATAAGGTTAGACCAGCTCCAATCTGTCGCCGACATACCGGTGTATTGTGCTATGTTACTAAAAGTGCCATTCCCGTTGTTCAACTGTAATGTATTGTACATATATTGATAGCCACCGCCGTCTTCTACGACTTTCCAAAAGGCTTCAATATTCATTCCGCTCATATTGGATTTCAATCTAAAATTGTCTTCGGCGACCATGTCCACCACAAAAACATCCAATAAGCCATCGTTGTTGATGTCCGAAATATCTACTCCCATACTGTAAAAGGAGGTCTGGTTTATTGTTGAGTCAATACGGTTAGAAAAAGTACCATCTTGATTATTGATGAAAAGAAAATCAGGAGCGTAAAAATCGTTCGCCACGTAAATATCCGTCCAACCGTCATTATTTATATCGCTGGCGGAAACGCCATTTGGAAAGCCTGTTTTAAAAAGTCCTGCTGCTTTGGTAACATCCTCAAAAAAACCTCCTTTATTTTTTAAAAGCCGAAGTGAATACTCAGGTTTGAGCAACTCTGTTCCTGCGTATTCGGAAAAACTGCCAGGATTAGGAGGTTGGGTCAACAAGAACAAGTCTAATAGACCGTCTTTGTCATAATCCAAAAAAGTGGAATGCCTTGTTCTTTGCTGGTCATCAACTTTGAATTCTTCGGCGACTTCGTTGAAAGTCAAGTCACCTTTGTTCAGGTACAGCAGGTTTTTTCTCAAATCGGGGTTTTCATCATATAACTCCCTACTAACATATATATCTAAAAGCCCATCATTGTTAACATCTGCAATGGTAACGCCGGTAGACCATCCCCCATCGTCAATTATCCCTGCTTTTTGGGTAATATCCTTAAATTTAAAATCCCCTTGATTTAAATAAAGTTTGTCGGAAACCATATTCCCGGCAAAATAAATATCCTGTAGACCATCATTATTAAAATCACCAACGCCTACACCAGCCCCTCCATAATAATTGGCATACAGCAGAATATTCGCTTGTTTTGTGTCTTCAATTTTATTGACAAAATCAATGCCCGTATGAGCAGGTTCCAAAAGTGTAAAAAGCTGTTGGTTTTTTATTTCTGCTTTTTTTTCGCATGAAAAGAAAATGAACGCTATGCAAACCAAAAAAAATGATCTCATAAAATATAATAATCTAATTACCAGTGTAAAAATACCAATATAACCATACTATTTATACCAAAAAACAAAGGAGAGTTTCCCCTCCTTTGATAAATTAACTAAAACTAACTCAAACTGACTCTATAAAATTGGATTATGAGTTATTCAACATCCCACCATACCCTGGTGGTAAGCTCATCAGACCCTTGTCTACTAATGGCCTCATCATAGTTTGCCTTATTGTTTACCTGCTCGCTTTCAGAATATGACATTCTTCTTGGAATTGTACCGTTAGTTACATTACCGGGGTAATTAACAGGTGTCAATACAGGGAATCCTGTTCTTCTCCAATTAGAAAACGATTCATATTCGTTCAAGAAGGTAACCGCCCAATATTGGGTAGCAATTTGCTCAATAGCATTTGCCGCATCATAAGGGTTTGCTGTCAAGTAAGCTGCAATATCGGCATCATCAATAACACCAGCATCACCATAAAGTGATAATGTCTTCATAGCTGCAGTTACGCCATTATTGTAATGCGTTTCGGCATCACCGCCGATTCCCCATCTCACATTGGCTTCGGCCAACATAAATTCTACTTCGGCATAGGTCTGGAAAATCATTGGAGCATCTAACCCTGTAATAATATTCCTGTTGGGCTCAACATAATTATCCAAATTCTCTTCACCTGTCATCTCTAAAAGCATGTTCGCGTCAAGACCGTTTGGAAAGCCTATCATATCGGCGGGGTCAGTACTACCATCACTTCTTCTTGCTCCCAAAATTGGTAATCTTGGATCGTTTCTATCTTTCATGAAATCCACAAAAGTTTTGCTTAACCTTGGATTGGCATCTACAAGAAAAACCTCGCCATTACCATTTTGGTTGACCCCTTCTGGACCAGCAGTGTGTGGTACAAAGAAAATGTCATCATTAGACTCCATTACTCCACCTGCAATAGCTTTAGTAGCCCATGACTGCGCCGCAGCAGGGTCTACTTTTATAAGCCTTAATCCCAAGCGCAACATTAAAGAATTGGCCAATCTTTTCCATTTAGCTTGATCACCGTTATATATGATATCAGCATCCCCAAATTGAGAGGTACCTGTACCTAAGTCAGCAGCGGATTCTTCCAATTCTTTTAACATATCTGCATAGATTTCACTTTGCGGGTCGTACTTTGGGGTTAAGATACCCTCTAAAACCGCTTTGCCGGCCTCGCTATAAGGAACGTCTCCATATAAATCGGTCAATCTTGAAAAGGCAAAAACTCGCAATATTCTAGTAATTGCTTTCATTTCAGCCGGTAGCCCTTCTTCATCGATTTGAACCAACATATCCTCCAAAGATTTTATGGCATTGCCATAATACCTATCCATAAGGGACGAGGCATAACCTCTGTTCCACGTGTATTTATCTCCATCCCAATACCCAGCAGTAGTCGCTATGTGCTGCATCATGGTGGATTGATAAATCAAACCTGCTCTCCAATTATCATATCGCTCACTTGATACGAACAATTGGGCTGCGGTCAGCTTATTATTGACACTTACTTGAATAGGCTTCTGAGGGTTAACATTTAGCTCTTCAAAACCTTCGTCACATGCACTAAGCACGAACAAAAACAACAAGACATAAATTGATTTTTTCATAATTTTCTTTTTAAAACTTAACATTAAGACTTAATCCATAGCTTCTTGTAAGTGGCACACCAAAATACTCTAAACCTTGAGAATTCCCTGCATTATATGTACTTTCAGGATCCACATTTTCTATGGTTCGAGACAGGAAGAAAAGGTTTTGCCCAATTAGATTAACAGTTACAGACTGCAGGAACGTTTTGTCCAGTACTTTGCTTGGCAAAGTATATCCTAAACTCATTTGCCTGAATTTAATATAATCCGCATCCTCTACAAACTCTTCTGCAATGTCATTAACCCTGCCCCAGTATATTTGAAGGTCTTCGGGAGCCACCGTTGTGGTAAATGCGGTACCTGTACCAGCATCCGCATCAAAAGTAGCACCATCTACCCCGGATATGGTAAGGCCATTTTCCCTACCTGCCAAAGTGTTCTTATGTAGCCCCGCACCATATGCTGTTGAATTAGTACCTGAAAACAACTGACCGCCGAACTTAGCATCAATCAAAAAGTTAAGACTAAAGTTTTTATATCTTATAGTATTTGTCCACCCAAAATTCCAAGGTGGCACACCTTCGCCCAATATTTTACGCTCTCCCTGCCTTGCAATCGGGACCCCGTCACCATCTATATCATAAACAATGTTTCCATTGTTATCGCGCACATAAGACGTTCCAAAGATAACACCAAAGGGCTCACCAACAATTTGTTGTATCCTAACGTTTCTTGTTCTGGGCTCATCCAAAGCTATATCAGAATTATCAGCATTTGTCGCTGTAATCTTACTTTCGTTGAAAGAAGCGTTTAATGTAGTTGTCCAAGTGAAGTTCTCATTTCTGATAGGCGTACCTGAAATTAAAAGTTCAACACCTTCGTTTTCCAATTTACCAAGATTCGCCGAAGCTGCTCCAAATCCAGAACCTACCGAAGTCGTTACGTTTACTATGTCATTGGTAGTTTCATTAGCATAGTAGGCCAAGTCAACAGACAACCTGTTGTCAAAAAACCTAGCATCTAGACCAATTTCGACTTCATTTTTGTTGAAAGGCACCAAATCCGCATTCGGTACCGTACCACCCGTAATTCTACCTAACGGTTGACCGAGGTGTCCTTGTCCAAATATTTCATATGTTAAACCCAGCTGGTATGCTTCTTGAGCACCACCTGCCACCTGACTGTAACCCCCTCTTAGTTTAAGGAAGTTCACAAATGTTGGCATCTCTATCATATCGGACAATATTAAACTACCATTGATAGAAGAATAGAAATCATTATTTGGTGTTGTTTTACCAGGAAAGGATAACGTAGAGAACCAGTCATTCCTCCCAGTAAATGTGATGTAAGCAAAATTGTTATAGGAGAGTTCCATTGAACCGTAAAGAGAACCAATCTCACGCTTATTAAAATCCCTATTCCTGCTTTGGTTTCTTAAATTAGCTATATCAAATAACCCAGGAACGATAAACTGATTACCTCCCAAGTTTAAATCCTCTCTCTCAATAGAGTTTTTATTCGCTCCGACGAAGGTAGTTAAAGCGAATTTCTCTGTGATATCTTTGTCAACACCTAATATGACATCAGAATCAATTTGGGTAAAGCGCCTATTCAATTCATTCATGTCCCCCAATGGGTTAAATAATGTGCCTGTTGGTGTTATTCTTGTTGTACGCAATGTTGAATGGTCTGTACCTATTCTAGCCGTTACGTATAACCAATCCAATATGTCATATCTTAAAGAGGCTGATGCAATTATCCTATTTTTTTTATCCTCATTTCTAAAATTGAAAGCGGCAAAATAAGGGTTTGTAGAGAACACATTTCCGTTTATCTGTCTCTCGTTACCGTCTTCATCTGCACCAGGATTCATATTCCTCACATCTACGTTACCGGGCAAAACACCTACCGTAAAGTTTGCATTACCGGGAGAATCTGAAAGTCTTGGTCTATTCACAACATCTTCAACAATGTATTGAGAATTGACCTGTAATGTGAGTTTTTCGGCCAAAACCGTTCCCGCGTTAAGGGAAAAAGTTTTTCTGTTTAGGCCAGAATTAGGAACAATGTCGCTGTTAGTAAGGTCTGTGAAGGAGAACCTTAAGTTAGATTTGTCATTTGCCGTTGAAAAGGCCAATGTGTTGATAAACGTAGTTCCCGTTCTGTAAAAGTTTTTTATGTTGTTTCCAACTCGGGAATAGGGCCTCTCAACACCGTCCCATTGTATTACAGGAGACCCGTTGTATCTTGGCCCCCATGAACTAAATCCTAAGTCAATTGCTTCTTGTTGAGTCGCTGGCACTCTTCCAAGGGTTCCTTGACCGTATTCCGTTTGAAAATCTTGGATATCTGTATTAACAACATCAAAATTCACAGTTGAACTATACTCGATACCAAAACCTTCTTGTTTTTTTCCTCCTTTGGTCGTAATCAAAATTACACCGTTTGCACCTCTTGAACCGTACAGTGCACTGGCCGCACCACCTTTAAGTACAGATATAGACTCAATAAGGTCTGGTGCAATACTGGATATACCGTCCCCGCCATCACTACCGCCCCACAAACTTGCGGAACCATTATTATCGTTACCAATGGGAATACCGTCTACTACATATAATGGTTGATTGTTACCGGTAAGCGTACTATTACCACGTATGATTACCCTACTTGAACCTGCAGCCCCAGTCGAGTTTTGCGTAATATTTACACCTGCTATCTTACCTTGTAGCGCATTAATACCATTTACTGTTTTGACCGTTGAAATTTCTTCTCCGTCTACTTCTGTTATCGAATAACCCAATGCTTTTGTCTCTCGCTTGATGCCCAAAGCAGTTACTACAACTTCATCTAATTGGCTGCTATCTTCATCCAATGTTGTGTTGACCGTTGATTGCCCCGATACCGAAACCTCTTTGGTCGCATACCCTAAGGAGGAGAATACCAAAATATCCGAACTTCCGGATAAGTTGATGGCATAATTACCGTCAAAATCTGTCGCGGTACCGTTCGACGTTCCTTTTTCAACAACGTTGACGCCCGGCAAGGGCACGCCCGAAGCATCTGTTACCGTACCTGTAACTGTTTGTGCGGCTATGCTTCCGGCAAAAAGCAATGCAACAAACATCAATACATACTTTAGTTTTTGATTCATGTTGGTTTATTTAAGTTAGTAATCTAGTTAAATGTACTGTTTCAATTAATTTCCAATTAAGAAAACTATAATTTTATGTTAACGAATGATGTAAAATTTCGACCAATAACAATATTCAAAAGCTAAATAGCCCATATTTTTTCTTTTCAAATTAAACAAAGTTCTCGAATTTAAATTATCAAGTTAATAATTTTTCAATCAAAAAAATACTCAATACGCAATATAATAGTGGCCTATTGATTGAAAAATAGAATCTAAGCAAAACGCAGCTGCGTGTAGATATCCTTTTTTACTGACCATATATTAAAAGCCCATTATGGTTTTTCTTGAAAGTACTTTACTCTTTAACCACTGACCTAAACAAACCCTCATTGTTTACGCTAAGCACTTTTTTTGTAAAGGGACTTTCAACCCATAATATCCAACCGTATTTATAGGTTTCCAGTTTGGGCGAAATATGCTCCCCAAAGATCGTTTCACCTTTTAAAATCTTTTTTTTTGTCAATACTGTTTTGGAGTAGTCCCGATACAGATCATACAGATACCATTTTATATATTCATCTTCGGGAATTTTAAAAGCGGCTTTACCAGTTGGTGCTTCCGTTGAAAAAAATACGTATCCCCAATGCTCGGGTTCGTGCATATTCACTACGCCTTGTGGAGACCATACCCAATTGTACTCATGCAGAAAATCTCCCGTTTCCTTATCTTTTTTTCGGTAATAGGTATCATCGATTACATCAAAATCCCAGTTCACCCTTGAAAAGTTGATTCGCCAAAAGTCATTTTCAGGTATTTTGGTATTTCCGCCAGGTGGGGTGGTAAAAGACCACGGAATGGCTATTTCAACAGACCAACCTGTGTCAGTATCGGAAGAATCGTTCAAACTGCCCTGAACATAGACTGCGGATTCCAAGCCTTTAAAATCCCAGTTCCCCAATATTGTACCCCCGTTGCGGTATGGTTTAGACAAATACAAATCCCAAATCGTATTGAGTGCATTCATTTCTAATTCATAATAGTTATGGGTATCTCCGTCCGGGTCTATAAATATTTCGAAATCATTATTGTAAAAAATTATGGTGTCCCTTTGTTTTAAAGTAGCCCACACATGGGGCTCCTCCATAATAGCGAATATATATAGGTTCTCGTCATCCCATAGCATTTTCATTTTAGTTTCATATGTAGGCTTCTTTTTTCCCTCTATGTCAATAAAAGGTTGTGACCAATCAGTTTTTTGCCAGGAAAGCTCATCGGCTTTGCCGTCTATCACAAAACTGTCATCAACCTTGTTCGCCACATAGGCTCTTGGGACATTTTGTGAAAAGGCCCCATAAAACCCTATGATGGATAAAAGAAACGATAGCCCAAAGCTATTTTTGGATACGGATATGTTCGACATGCTTCAAATTATTTTTTCATTCATAAAATAGGGCATTTTTTAATGTCACTTGTACCAAAAATCACCACTAAAATTTTTTTAAAGGTTTTTTATTTTATCTTGGAAATCAAATAAAATTAGACCAATAACCACTGGCTGTAGCTATAGCCCAATAAAAACCTTTGTTCCAATAAAAATAGAATGCTGGCAGACAACAAGTTAAATGATTTTTTGAGACGTGATTCCCAAAAAGACTACACGATCAATTACAAGCACCATATTATATTTTGGAGCATATACTTCGTATTTAATGTTTTTAGATGGAGTAGCATACATGATGATTTTGCTTACTCCCTAAAAACAAATATTATAGGTTTTCCCATACACATGCTTTTGGCCTATTTTAACGTATACTACTTAATGCCAAAATTTGTGTATACCCGCAAATATGTAAGCTATTCAATATTGATACTTGTTTCCCTTTTTATCATGTTATTGGTAAAATACAACCTAACCTATTACTTGGTAAGTACAAATGTTTGGCCAGAGGGTCCTGAAAACATAGATAGTCTTACGCTAGACTACGCCATACAGACCATGTTGGGTGAGCTTTATGTTATCTCTTTTGTGACCGCCATAAAAATTACCGTTGATAGGATGCGGGCCAACAGTAAGCTTCACAACTTGGAAAAAAGACAGCTGACGACCGAACTTAAGTTTCTCAGGTCACAAGTTTCCCCACACTTTTTTTTCAATACATTGAACAATATATATTCATTAACGCTCGAAAAATCGAACAAAGCTCCAGAAGTTGTTCTCAAGCTCTCCGAATTGATGCGGTATTTGCTATACGCCACAAAAAAAAGAAAACAGAACCTCACCAGTGAAGTCGAATGCATTCAAAATTATATTGATTTGGAAAGGATTAGGTTCGACGATTCCCTGAAAATAAATATCGATATTTCGGGAGACTTGCAAAATCACACCATAGCTCCTATGCTTTTGATACCCATAATAGAAAACTGCTTTAAACACGGAGCAAATAAAAACATTGGTGACATGTTTATAAATATCGATTTGAAAGTAGAAGGTGATTTTATGTATTTTCAGGTCGTAAATACAATTCCCGAAAAAAGCCAACAAAGCAATATGCCCACTAGAATAGGAGGTATTGGGCTTTCCAACGTAAAAAAACGATTGGAGCTGGGTTATAACAAAAATGATTATGACCTATCTATTTTTGAGGAAAACAACATGTTTCACGTAATTCTTAAACTCAAAGTATGAGAAACTTAAAAGTTATCATAATCGATGATGAGCCTTTGGCCATAAACGTACTGAAAAATTATGTTTCACAGGTAAAGGAGTTACAATTGGAAAACACTTTTTCCAATGCCGTCGACGCTTCATCCTATCTTTTGAACCATGAGGTAGACATCATTTTTTTGGATATAAACATGCCCATTTTGGATGGCTTGAACTTTTTGAAAAGCTTACAGGTAATTCCTATGGTGGTCATTACCTCGGCCCATGAAGAATACGCATTAAAGAGCTTTGAACTAGAAGTCATAGATTATTTGGTAAAACCCATTCCCTTTCCTAGATTCTTAAAATCGGTCAGGCGAATCATTTCCCTCAAGCAAACCAACCCGATAACGGAAAGCAATGCCGTCGAAAAACCTAGCATCTTCATCAAAATCGACAAAAAAAAGCTGCAAAAAATATATTTGGATGAAATCATGGTAATCGAAAGTCTAAAAGACTATATACGCATCATTACCTCAACGACCAAATACATCATCCACAGGACACTTAGCAGTTTTACCGAAGAACTGCCCAAAAACAGATTTTTACGAATACACCGATCTTATACCATAGCCATAGACAAAGTAGACGTAGTAGAGGGCAATAGTCTGCAAGTAGGCGGTATTAGATATACTATTGGGCGAAGTTATCTCGCAGAAACAAAAAACAGGATCCTAAACAATACCAAAGATTAAAATACAATTTGCTTTAATTTTTATTGGTCAATAACAAGACTTGGGGAAAATTTATGATTCCCGTAGCAGAGCCTATCCTGATCATTTCATTAATATCGTACATGAACGTGCCCAGCATAACATCTACCAGTCCATCTTTGTTAAAATCCCCTGCTTCCATCGTAAGCCAATTACCATGAATGGGGTTGGGCATCAATATAGGGTAAAAGTCATGTTTCCCTGTATTGTTCAAATAAACCACGGCATCCTTGATGTTGCTTTCGCCTTTGTAATCAACAAAAAGGGCCGAAGCGATAATATCCAGATCTCCATCATTGTCAAAGTCCCTAGCCATTGCTTTGTTACAATCATACATGGGGTAAAAAAAAGTCTCTTCAAATTGATTTTTGGTGTTGTTCATATAGACACGAACACCGTGGTACGGTTTATCTATCGGGGAAAAATCCCTATTGTCACCATTCGTGACCAGAATATCCTGGTGACCGTCAGAATTGAAATCGGCCAGTTCAAAATAACTGAGCCCGTGTACGGGCGTAAACTCCAGAACCCGGATTGGTTTAAAAACATTTTTTCCTTGGTTATAGTATATGGTAATGCCCTCGTAGGCCTGTGTGCTCATGGCTATAATATCTGGCAAACCATCTTTGTCAAAATCATTGACCTCTACCTTTCGGGTACCCGGAAGGGTGCTTAATATGTGTTCTTTGGTAGCATCCTTGCCGTCAAACCACGAAAGCTTACCAACGGTATGTCCAAAATTGCATATGATCAGATCATCATTGCCATCTAGATTTAGGTCGGCACTTAAAAAATTTACGGGCCTTCGCAATGTTGAAAAGGAGGGGCTCCCTTTAAAAAAATCACTGTTCTTGCTCAAACTTCCCAATTCTCCCAATTTTTGGTTGGAAGGTACTAGCTTTCCTATCGTCAATAGTGTAGGGTCCGATTTTGGGTCAAACTCAATATCCGAGGCATAACTACCTAATTTCCACTCCCCACTCAATACCCCGGTATTTTTAAGCGCATACAATTTTAAGTGGTCCCCGATATATAGTTCAGAATTATATTCATCGTACTCCAAAAGTGTTACCTGAGGTAATTTAGAACCGTCTATGGTAACCGATTGTGTCTCAAATGGAAAATCAATTTTGCTTTTCTTTGGTCGCTTTGCGTAAGTTTCAAGTTTTTCAGGAGCGTTTTCAACAAAATACTCCACAATTGCCGCCCAATCTTTTTCTGAAATAAGGGGAGTGTCAGGAAAGGTGTTCAACTTCTTTAAAATATCGGCTTCGATACTATCGCTTACGATATAATTATCTTTGCCGGCCATTTGCAAACCCAATCTAAGTGCCATATTGGGCAAAACACTGTTAGCCCAGGTCGCTTTATCTAATAGACCAGGTTCGGTGTATTTATGGCACATTGCACAATACCTGATTGACAACTCTTTTCCGGAACTTTGCTCAGAAACAACGGTATTGTTTGTTTTTTGTTGGCTTGTTCCTGAAAAATAACTGGCAAAACAAATGACACTGGCTAGAAGGACACGTACTATATGTTTCAATCTTTTAAAAACTTATGTAATTTGCAATTTTTTATACCTCAAAGGTTAAAGATAAATATATAATTCAAAAAGAACATCCGATTTTATCGCGTAAGATTTTAACCAAAGTATCACGCATGGAAAAACCATTTAAATTCAAGCAATTCATGATAAGGCAAAACCGTTGTGCCATGAAGGTGGGCACCGATGGGGTTTTACTAGGTGCCTGGGCTTCTTTGCCCGTGAACACAAAAGCTATCTTGGATATTGGATCGGGAACCGGGTTGATTGCATTGATGCTTGCACAGCGTAGCTCTGCCGAAATTATAGATGCCATTGAAATTGATGGGGATGCGTATGAACAGTGTGTAGATAATTTTGAAAGCTCACCGTGGGGAGACCGCTTGTTCTGCTATCATGCAAGTCTTGATGAGTTTACAGACGAAATTGATGACAAATATGATATGATAGTCTCCAATCCACCTTTTTACTCTGAAGATGTTTCCACTGGAAACATTGCCAGAAATACCGCAAGACAAAACCGGTCTTTACCCTTTTCAAAACTTTTGGAGAGTATCTCAAAATTACTCTCGCCAGAGGGTGT from Costertonia aggregata harbors:
- a CDS encoding carbohydrate-binding family 9-like protein — encoded protein: MSNISVSKNSFGLSFLLSIIGFYGAFSQNVPRAYVANKVDDSFVIDGKADELSWQKTDWSQPFIDIEGKKKPTYETKMKMLWDDENLYIFAIMEEPHVWATLKQRDTIIFYNNDFEIFIDPDGDTHNYYELEMNALNTIWDLYLSKPYRNGGTILGNWDFKGLESAVYVQGSLNDSSDTDTGWSVEIAIPWSFTTPPGGNTKIPENDFWRINFSRVNWDFDVIDDTYYRKKDKETGDFLHEYNWVWSPQGVVNMHEPEHWGYVFFSTEAPTGKAAFKIPEDEYIKWYLYDLYRDYSKTVLTKKKILKGETIFGEHISPKLETYKYGWILWVESPFTKKVLSVNNEGLFRSVVKE
- a CDS encoding SusC/RagA family TonB-linked outer membrane protein, whose translation is MNQKLKYVLMFVALLFAGSIAAQTVTGTVTDASGVPLPGVNVVEKGTSNGTATDFDGNYAINLSGSSDILVFSSLGYATKEVSVSGQSTVNTTLDEDSSQLDEVVVTALGIKRETKALGYSITEVDGEEISTVKTVNGINALQGKIAGVNITQNSTGAAGSSRVIIRGNSTLTGNNQPLYVVDGIPIGNDNNGSASLWGGSDGGDGISSIAPDLIESISVLKGGAASALYGSRGANGVILITTKGGKKQEGFGIEYSSTVNFDVVNTDIQDFQTEYGQGTLGRVPATQQEAIDLGFSSWGPRYNGSPVIQWDGVERPYSRVGNNIKNFYRTGTTFINTLAFSTANDKSNLRFSFTDLTNSDIVPNSGLNRKTFSLNAGTVLAEKLTLQVNSQYIVEDVVNRPRLSDSPGNANFTVGVLPGNVDVRNMNPGADEDGNERQINGNVFSTNPYFAAFNFRNEDKKNRIIASASLRYDILDWLYVTARIGTDHSTLRTTRITPTGTLFNPLGDMNELNRRFTQIDSDVILGVDKDITEKFALTTFVGANKNSIEREDLNLGGNQFIVPGLFDIANLRNQSRNRDFNKREIGSLYGSMELSYNNFAYITFTGRNDWFSTLSFPGKTTPNNDFYSSINGSLILSDMIEMPTFVNFLKLRGGYSQVAGGAQEAYQLGLTYEIFGQGHLGQPLGRITGGTVPNADLVPFNKNEVEIGLDARFFDNRLSVDLAYYANETTNDIVNVTTSVGSGFGAASANLGKLENEGVELLISGTPIRNENFTWTTTLNASFNESKITATNADNSDIALDEPRTRNVRIQQIVGEPFGVIFGTSYVRDNNGNIVYDIDGDGVPIARQGERKILGEGVPPWNFGWTNTIRYKNFSLNFLIDAKFGGQLFSGTNSTAYGAGLHKNTLAGRENGLTISGVDGATFDADAGTGTAFTTTVAPEDLQIYWGRVNDIAEEFVEDADYIKFRQMSLGYTLPSKVLDKTFLQSVTVNLIGQNLFFLSRTIENVDPESTYNAGNSQGLEYFGVPLTRSYGLSLNVKF
- a CDS encoding VCBS repeat-containing protein → MRSFFLVCIAFIFFSCEKKAEIKNQQLFTLLEPAHTGIDFVNKIEDTKQANILLYANYYGGAGVGVGDFNNDGLQDIYFAGNMVSDKLYLNQGDFKFKDITQKAGIIDDGGWSTGVTIADVNNDGLLDIYVSRELYDENPDLRKNLLYLNKGDLTFNEVAEEFKVDDQQRTRHSTFLDYDKDGLLDLFLLTQPPNPGSFSEYAGTELLKPEYSLRLLKNKGGFFEDVTKAAGLFKTGFPNGVSASDINNDGWTDIYVANDFYAPDFLFINNQDGTFSNRIDSTINQTSFYSMGVDISDINNDGLLDVFVVDMVAEDNFRLKSNMSGMNIEAFWKVVEDGGGYQYMYNTLQLNNGNGTFSNIAQYTGMSATDWSWSNLIADFDNDGFKDAYVTNGLLRDIRNTDADNNVAEYVNKTRLEWLQKNPDGGTIKSIWDVVNLEKAIGLIPSQPLKNYAFKNKGNLKFEKVAKDWGLDVESFSNGSAYADFDNDGDLDLVVNNINETAFVYRNNTEANTNGNFLRLELSDNSNAPTLGSRVDIYTNGNMQTQHITNVRGIYSTSESTVHFGLGSSKKVDSLLITWPNGLETFEKNINANQTVKFTKDKASVKSKLSRSNDALFVETTNELPIEFNHVENNFDDFKKQVLLPHKLSQFGPAMAVADIDNDGLDDVFLGGATGHAPKLYKQNKDGSFTIVLNEFWKKEAPFEDVDAVFFDVNSDGYKDLYVVSGGNEYPKKDFRYTDRLYINNGNGGFSKGAILGVERISGSTVTAGDYDADGDIDLFVGGRHVPHEYPSPPSSMLLKNENGQLVNMTDELAPGFDNVGMVTDAIWTDYNQDNAIDLVVVGEWMPITLFKNENGSLTKDTADGLSKTSGWWFSIDKGDFDNDGDEDYIVGNLGLNYKYKTSPEKPFDIYYDDFDDNGMKDIVLGYYNDNKHYPLRGFSCSSEQIPNLKKDIKKYDVFASLEIDEVYGEMELKNALRYQADTFASMYIENMGNNTFKTSLLPYQAQLSNINDMLIDDFDDDGNLDVLAINNLFVSEIETPRNDAGTGLIMLGDGKGGFSPLSIKESGFFSNKDAKKIRVLINKEKRFVLVANNNDKLQSFKLK
- a CDS encoding SusD/RagB family nutrient-binding outer membrane lipoprotein; translation: MKKSIYVLLFLFVLSACDEGFEELNVNPQKPIQVSVNNKLTAAQLFVSSERYDNWRAGLIYQSTMMQHIATTAGYWDGDKYTWNRGYASSLMDRYYGNAIKSLEDMLVQIDEEGLPAEMKAITRILRVFAFSRLTDLYGDVPYSEAGKAVLEGILTPKYDPQSEIYADMLKELEESAADLGTGTSQFGDADIIYNGDQAKWKRLANSLMLRLGLRLIKVDPAAAQSWATKAIAGGVMESNDDIFFVPHTAGPEGVNQNGNGEVFLVDANPRLSKTFVDFMKDRNDPRLPILGARRSDGSTDPADMIGFPNGLDANMLLEMTGEENLDNYVEPNRNIITGLDAPMIFQTYAEVEFMLAEANVRWGIGGDAETHYNNGVTAAMKTLSLYGDAGVIDDADIAAYLTANPYDAANAIEQIATQYWAVTFLNEYESFSNWRRTGFPVLTPVNYPGNVTNGTIPRRMSYSESEQVNNKANYDEAISRQGSDELTTRVWWDVE